In a single window of the Sediminicoccus sp. KRV36 genome:
- a CDS encoding pilus assembly protein N-terminal domain-containing protein, which produces MPGTYTLPEITITGFSILNSVGLGCQNLPEDVKEVKWMLNNISVELGGAARTLNDEDGFARGPDFDKLVNAIKVFQLRHFKGQFTPDGQVQPNRATFRKLQELQGRRATGQQGDGIKVQPDTPIGGPCDTFGFSLARLDKTKPGPAGDWDRINPALPPVQMVPLGGTRTLNFLASSMVNGTLELESISDLKISNTNIAEIVSVSDGNVVVKGTCPGRTTLTARDSRRRTLDVALDVRRLLSFKVDVYHLGAPRVRGALDMLANKIVFGLNSVYNSQANMMFTPGPNRVVVPSITIGGTARHVSADSRIVVHDPGEPFAIPRTPNDIVIQSSHLFALRRDALNLSVFVHERILSSKNLHHGGESWIGSRTSWFRILPDIAAINAASLLSHEAGHSLGLQHVTTPNNAGFLMHPNLPGNNIIIPAETLADLPGG; this is translated from the coding sequence ATGCCAGGCACCTATACGCTTCCGGAAATCACGATCACCGGATTCAGCATCCTCAACTCCGTCGGGTTGGGCTGCCAGAACCTCCCCGAGGATGTGAAGGAGGTCAAATGGATGCTGAACAATATCAGCGTCGAGCTGGGCGGCGCTGCCCGGACGCTGAATGACGAGGACGGCTTCGCCCGTGGGCCGGATTTCGACAAGCTGGTGAATGCCATCAAGGTCTTTCAGCTTCGGCATTTCAAGGGGCAGTTCACGCCCGACGGCCAGGTGCAGCCGAACCGGGCCACCTTCCGCAAGCTGCAGGAGTTGCAAGGCCGCCGCGCCACCGGGCAGCAGGGGGACGGCATCAAGGTCCAGCCCGATACACCCATCGGCGGTCCTTGCGACACATTCGGCTTCAGCCTCGCGCGGCTCGACAAGACGAAGCCGGGGCCGGCCGGGGATTGGGATCGGATCAATCCGGCGCTGCCGCCCGTTCAGATGGTGCCGTTGGGAGGAACCCGGACCCTGAATTTCCTGGCCTCCAGCATGGTGAATGGAACCCTGGAGCTGGAATCCATCAGCGATCTCAAGATCAGCAACACGAATATCGCGGAAATCGTCAGCGTCTCGGACGGGAATGTCGTGGTGAAGGGCACCTGCCCCGGTCGCACCACGCTGACGGCCAGGGACAGCCGGCGGCGAACGCTGGATGTGGCCCTCGACGTGCGGCGCCTGTTGAGCTTCAAGGTGGATGTCTACCACCTGGGCGCTCCGCGCGTGAGGGGCGCGCTGGACATGCTCGCCAACAAGATCGTCTTCGGGCTGAACAGCGTCTACAACAGCCAGGCCAACATGATGTTCACGCCGGGCCCGAACCGTGTGGTGGTTCCCTCGATCACCATCGGCGGCACCGCGCGCCACGTCTCAGCCGATAGCCGGATCGTGGTTCATGACCCCGGCGAGCCCTTCGCGATCCCGCGAACCCCCAACGATATCGTCATCCAGAGCAGCCATCTCTTCGCGCTTCGCCGGGACGCCCTGAACCTGAGCGTCTTTGTCCATGAGCGGATCCTGAGCTCGAAGAATCTGCATCACGGCGGCGAAAGCTGGATCGGCAGCCGGACGAGCTGGTTCCGGATCCTGCCCGACATCGCGGCGATCAACGCCGCCAGCCTGCTCAGCCACGAGGCCGGCCATTCGCTTGGCTTGCAGCACGTGACGACGCCCAACAATGCGGGCTTCCTGATGCACCCCAACCTGCCGGGCAACAACATCATCATCCCGGCCGAGACCCTGGCCGACCTGCCAGGCGGTTGA